Proteins co-encoded in one Cyprinus carpio isolate SPL01 chromosome B5, ASM1834038v1, whole genome shotgun sequence genomic window:
- the mtif3 gene encoding LOW QUALITY PROTEIN: translation initiation factor IF-3, mitochondrial (The sequence of the model RefSeq protein was modified relative to this genomic sequence to represent the inferred CDS: inserted 1 base in 1 codon) encodes MSLGFLRFVLSPALRPSPLRPFSLVASHLARSPSTLRPACSCHFSTDTEGGSTSETDSQKETKKLDPRARVTFGSVGRKIGQRRIQLLGEDGEELGTMHRADVIRLMDETGLRLVAINDDCDPPLYRLMKGKQIHEEQMKLRDTQKAKKGPVQSKELIFSSDISLHDLDTKLRQVVSWLEKNNHVRLXVRARTDGGTPLDKVLTEMVERISVPVGFVSKPSVVRGGRAAMCVLRLASAKELQKKGAETSNKNLKPDSETPASLRNSKGLKQQ; translated from the exons ATGTCTCTGGGTTTCCTGAGGTTTGTTTTGAGTCCGGCACTAAGGCCCAGTCCTCTTCGACCCTTCAGCCTGGTCGCCTCACATCTGGCAAGGAGCCCATCAACCCTCAGGCCAGCATGTTCTTGCCACTTCTCCACAGACACTGAGGGCGGGAGCACCAGTGAGACCGATTCCCAGAAGGAAACTAAAAAGTTGGACCCGAGAGCCCGAGTCACTTTTGGCAGCGTGGGTAGGAAGATTGGCCAGCGCCGTATACAGTTATTGGGTGAGGATGGAGAGGAATTGGGTACAATGCACCGTGCTGATGTGATACGACTGATGGACGAAACAGGGCTGAGGCTTGTTGCCATAAATGACGATTGTGATCCTCCATTATACAGACTGATGAAAGGGAAACAGATCCACGAGGAGCAGATGAAACTAAGAGACACACAGAAAGCCAAGAAAG GGCCTGTCCAATCAAAGGAGCTCATTTTTTCCTCTGATATATCCCTTCATGACTTGGACACTAAACTGCGGCAAGTTGTCAGCTGGCTGGAAAAAAACAACCACGTCAGAC CTGTCAGAGCACGAACTGACGGTGGCACACCACTG GACAAAGTTCTAACAGAGATGGTGGAGAGGATATCAGTGCCTGTTGGCTTTGTATCAAAGCCTTCTGTGGTTCGTGGGGGTCGTGCTGCCATGTGTGTCCTTCGGCTTGCTTCTGCTAAAGAACTGCAGAAAAAAGGAGCAGAGACTTCGAACAAGAATTTGAAACCTGACTCAGAGACCCCAGCATCTCTTCGTAACTCAAAAGGCTTGAAGCAACAATAA